A window from Malassezia restricta chromosome I, complete sequence encodes these proteins:
- a CDS encoding cyclin H, which produces MASDRAAPQPSVWHVGSAPHPMLDRLGNPLSIEPPSFDPHPAYLNSSQSRHWTFHPSALASLRRDTHEKVSDSILQYVSETPNTSSPELLSVEDEVAIMRFYLMRIGKLVKAVGLPSLIEATAMSYMKRFYLRNSCMQFHPKLIMLTSIYLASKAENYPIPLAHFCAQVNKNAGTSAQAQQAPSAVRGDVTESILSQIEFGMVQSLGFELGVHGAHRALYGFILDIQTVMPHLTREDLLAFAASVQPYLHFSRLTDAEFLFTPSHIALASCWMCDVPSSSNKSSIHGKDLVMSWLKAKEERGVYALQKQQKERDLWRQKQRVLGSEAAPELDSRRDEASAAHALPKLVYGLGLPIDDIVIILERIADMIHSVVIPGTIPPKPSMDVDHVKQVDLKLRCCLSIFETVNRDALRKRPAEDTVDQIKRVKIET; this is translated from the coding sequence ATGGCCAGTGACCGTGCTGCGCCCCAGCCGTCTGTATGGCATGTGGGGTCTGCACCCCATCCTATGCTGGATAGACTGGGCAATCCTTTGAGTATAGAACCACCTTCCTTTGACCCACACCCAGCCTATCTGAATTCCAGCCAGTCACGACACTGGACCTTTCATCCCTCGGCTCTGGCGTCGCTACGCAGGGACACTCACGAAAAAGTAAGCGACTCCATCTTACAATACGTGTCTGAAACGCCAAATACATCTAGTCCTGAGCTTTTATCGGTCGAGGATGAAGTGGCCATTATGCGGTTTTACCTCATGCGCATCGGCAAACTTGTCAAGGCTGTAGGCCTTCCGTCCCTGATAGAagccacggccatgtcATACATGAAGCGCTTTTATCTACGAAACTCGTGCATGCAATTTCATCCCAAGCTTATCATGCTCACAAGCATCTATTTGGCATCTAAGGCAGAGAACTACCCTATTCCTCTAGCTCATTTTTGCGCCCAGGTGAACAAGAATGCTGGGACTAGTGCACAGGCCCAACAGGCTCCTTCGGCTGTGCGTGGTGATGTGACAGAATCCATTTTGTCTCAAATCGAATTCGGAATGGTGCAGAGCCTCGGTTTTGAGCTCGGTGTacacggcgcgcatcgtgctctCTACGGGTTTATTTTGGATATCCAGACAGTCATGCCTCACCTCACGCGTGAAGATTTACTTGCTTTTGCTGCCTCTGTACAACCTTATTTGCATTTCTCGCGACTCACTGATGCTGAGTTTCTTTTCACGCCAAGTCACATCGCGCTtgcctcgtgctggatgtgcGATGTCCCTTCATCGTCCAATAAATCGTCTATACATGGCAAAGACCTTGTCATGTCCTGGCTTAAAGCCAAGGAGGAGCGAGGCGTGTATGCTCTTCAAAAGCAGCAAAAGGAGCGTGATTTATGGCGGCAAAAGCAACGCGTTCTTGGTTCAGAAGCCGCGCCCGAACTGGATTCTAGAAGGGATGAAGCCTCTGCCGCTCATGCTTTACCCAAGCTTGTATATGGACTTGGACTACCTATTGATGATATTGTGATAATTCTCGAGAGAATTGCCGACATGATCCATTCCGTCGTGATACCAGGCACTATCCCGCCCAAGCCATCCATGGACGTGGATCACGTCAAGCAAGTCGATCTAAAGTTACGATGCTGCCTCAGTATATTCGAGACCGTGAATCGCGATGCTTTGCGTAAACGCCCAGCTGAAGACACCGTTGATCAAATAAAGCGCGTGAAAATAGAGACATAA
- a CDS encoding DNA mismatch repair protein MLH1: MSDSGDWVVDRRRIERLNEDVVNRIAAGEIIHRPSNALKELLENSLDAGATHIRVTLRGGGVKSLLIQDNGHGISKSDLPLLCERFATSKLRNFNDLFDMHTFGFRGEALASISFISASVQVVSKRRDEECAYRAEYCAGSLVSGPQPCAGTNGTSIMIHDMFFNAPQRKHALRSASEEYNRALDIVTKYALHYGPQGVSFSCKKADQSRLDLQLTSTPNTSIVDTIRSLYGATIARDLIPLKEIQDEKLGYRAEGQFSTANWMSKKTTFICFINHRLVDCTPLKRALESVYTLVLPKGQHPWIYVALDIEPNRIDVNVHPTKQEVHFLDEDDIFEAISARVQDALVNQSSCRVFRTQSAQLGEVLSEDHVQVTRARSYDPRHLVRVDQTEQTLDSMPLQKVSLPDRIRPSECTLESITQLRDQVLASKDAQLSYIVQHHTFVGIVDLAKGLCLIQHSTQLYLVQYGILIEEFAYQLALQQFGSFSTVRLDPPPSLRELIGIGYDMELADIHTAPLGLSKTQIIERIAKKLLAHTDMLREHVGIHIDAQKETVLAIPTLLPQHGSSGVCLERLPSLLFRLGPQVDWDDEKGCFYTLCHELALAHVPPSWGTTRDDLCKEQQEQEAWSIQHVWFAHMLGSRGRCIVPNHLPDDIMTQIASLPDLYRVFERC; the protein is encoded by the exons ATGTCCGATTCGGGCGACTGGGTCGTGGATCGCCGGCGCATTGAACGATTGAATGAGGATGTCGTGAACAGAATTGCTGCTGGGGAG ATCATTCACCGTCCATCTAATGCTTTAAAGGAACTCTTGGAAAATAGTTTGGATGCCGGCGCGACGCATATTCGCGTCACACTTAGAGGAGGCGGCGTCAAATCCCTCCTAATTCAAGATAATGGTCATGGAATAAGCAAATCAGACTTGCCTTTACTTTGTGAGCGATTTGCAACATCCAAGCTACGTAACTTTAATGATCTTTTCGACATGCACACATTTGGGTTTCGTGGCGAGGCGTTAGCAAGTATAAGCTTCATTTCTGCATCTGTTCAAGTCGTATCTAAAAGACGTGATGAAGAATGCGCGTACCGTGCAGAGTACTGTGCTGGATCTTTAGTATCAGGACCGCAACCGTGCGCTGGCACCAACGGAACCAGTATCATGATACATGATATGTTTTTCAATGCACCTCAACGTAAACATGCTTTAAGATCAGCATCCGAAGAATATAATCGTGCGTTGGATATCGTTACAAAGTACGCGCTACATTATGGTCCCCAGGGTGTTAGTTTCTCTTGCAAGAAAGCAGATCAGTCCCGTTTAGATTTGCAACTGACAAGCACTCCCAACACGTCCATCGTGGATACGATCCGTTCATTATATGGTGCAACAATAGCGCGAGACCTTATCCCTTTGAAGGAAATACAAGATGAGAAACTTGGATACCGAGCTGAGGGCCAGTTTAGCACCGCTAATTGGATGTCAAAAAAGACAACATTTATTTGTTTTATCAACCATCGACTTGTGGACTGCACGCCTCTGAAACGGGCTTTGGAATCTGTATATACGCTTGTGCTGCCCAAAGGACAACACCCTTGGATTTATGTGGCTTTAGATATCGAGCCTAATCGGATCGATGTCAACGTGCATCCCACAAAGCAGGAAGTGCATTTTTTGGATGAAGACGATATTTTTGAAGCTATTTCAGCTCGTGTTCAAGACGCTCTAGTAAATCAAAGCTCGTGCCGTGTCTTCAGGACACAATCTGCGCAGTTAGGTGAAGTACTAAGTGAAGACCATGTCCAGGTAACGCGTGCACGCTCATATGACCCACGTCACTTGGTACGCGTGGACCAAACAGAACAAACCCTGGACAGTATGCCACTACAAAAAGTCTCTTTACCTGACAGGATTCGACCTAGTGAATGCACACTCGAAAGCATAACGCAGCTTCGTGACCAGGTTCTTGCGTCAAAGGACGCGCAACTTTCCTACATTGTCCAGCACCACACTTTCGTCGGAATTGTCGATCTAGCGAAAGGTCTTTGCCTCATTCAACACAGCACACAACTATACCTCGTGCAATATGGTATTTTGATTGAAGAATTCGCTTATCAACTTGCCCTTCAGCAATTCGGGTCCTTCAGTACAGTGCGTCTTGATCCGCCGCCTTCACTTCGCGAATTGATTGGTATTGGATACGACATGGAACTAGCAGATATTCATACAGCTCCATTAGGGCTGTCTAAAACACAAATCATTGAGAGGATTGCCAAGAAGCTGTTAGCTCATACGGATATGTTGCGCGAGCATGTGGGAATCCACATTGATGCACAAAAGGAAACTGTTCTGGCCATTCCCACTTTGCTACCACAGCATGGATCCTCTGGAGTATGTCTCGAGCGACTTCCCTCGCTTTTATTTCGACTCGGTCCACAGGTTGATTGGGACGATGAAAAAGGCTGTTTTTATACTCTGTGCCATGAGCTTGCATTGGCACATGTACCACCCAGCTGGGGCACTACGCGCGACGATTTATGTAAAGAGCAACAGGAGCAAGAAGCGTGGTCGATTCAGCATGTTTGGTTTGCTCACATGTTAGGATCACGCGGACGATGTATTGTGCCCAACCACCTACCGGACGACATCATGACTCAAATTGCGAGCTTGCCAGACTTGTACCGCGTATTTGAACGATGTTAG